A genomic region of Nostoc sp. UHCC 0702 contains the following coding sequences:
- the hisB gene encoding imidazoleglycerol-phosphate dehydratase HisB, producing the protein MQISDTFGKDSVQRQITINSRIASVHRTTGETDVQVTINLDGTGICTAATGIPFLDHMLHQIASHGLIDLDVRATGDLEIDDHHTNEDVGITLGQALSKALGDRKGIVRFGNFLAPLDEALVQVALDFSGRPHLSYGLEIPTQRVGTYDTQLVREFFVALVNHSQMTLHIRQLDGINSHHIIEATFKAFARAMRIAVEIDNRRAGTIPSSKGVL; encoded by the coding sequence ATGCAAATAAGCGATACCTTCGGCAAGGACTCCGTCCAACGCCAAATTACCATAAATTCTCGCATTGCCTCTGTTCACCGTACTACTGGTGAAACTGATGTGCAAGTTACTATCAACCTTGATGGTACAGGCATCTGTACAGCAGCCACGGGTATTCCGTTTTTGGATCATATGTTACATCAAATCGCCTCCCACGGGCTGATTGACTTGGATGTTAGAGCTACAGGAGACTTGGAAATTGATGACCATCACACCAACGAAGATGTCGGTATTACCCTAGGACAAGCTTTGAGTAAAGCACTAGGCGATAGGAAAGGTATTGTCCGTTTTGGTAATTTTCTTGCACCGCTGGATGAAGCTTTAGTTCAGGTAGCACTAGACTTTTCTGGCCGTCCTCACCTCAGCTATGGCTTGGAAATTCCTACCCAACGGGTGGGAACCTATGACACTCAATTGGTGCGCGAATTCTTTGTAGCCTTGGTGAATCATAGCCAAATGACACTGCACATCCGCCAACTGGATGGCATTAATTCCCATCACATTATCGAGGCGACATTTAAAGCCTTTGCTAGAGCCATGCGAATAGCTGTGGAGATTGATAATCGTCGTGCTGGTACAATTCCTAGTTCTAAGGGGGTTCTTTGA
- a CDS encoding peptidoglycan-binding protein translates to MEAIVHLHLASLYEASESIDIIPIRINFNFLRWKKLSSTAAIKLLHIALTIGLLSLAEQALALQKVGSSGTEVANIQRCLKKLGYFNGSVTGKFATLTQKSVIRFQQAKGLTADGVVGSSTQQALQQACYPRTASGNTNSTLRLGSTGAAVSRLQRNLQQLRYFNGPNTGYFGPETQQAVIRFQQAVGIRADGIVSTRTQQAISSSLGVGGEYPVLSEGSSGPAVTRLQQRLRQLGYFYPNPTGNFKRITRDAVIAFQRNSGIPTTGVVNQQTWDALLGYSQVPDRGNISTQQVRDLQQYLRDLGYFNTDPTGTVGPLTRDAIARFQRDNNLYADGNADIQLLETVRRVWENRYANQPSRNVLTVGDQGENVRLVQERLIQFGFFNGNPDGYFDQYTSQSVTAFQQSYGLNVTGTVNEQTSQALGINNSTPVSNQSDNNRYVVVVPINNNDTLYEVRRYVPNAYPAQSRLGNYVNAGTFSDRAGAERVTQMLRSNGLDARVQYF, encoded by the coding sequence ATGGAAGCCATTGTTCATCTTCATCTAGCCTCACTCTACGAAGCATCCGAAAGCATTGATATTATTCCTATTAGAATAAATTTCAACTTTCTGAGGTGGAAAAAGCTTTCTAGCACTGCTGCCATCAAACTTTTACATATAGCACTGACTATAGGGCTTTTGAGTCTAGCTGAGCAAGCTTTAGCACTTCAGAAAGTAGGAAGTAGTGGGACTGAAGTTGCAAACATCCAAAGGTGTTTAAAAAAGTTAGGCTACTTTAATGGTTCTGTCACAGGCAAATTTGCTACTTTAACCCAGAAATCAGTAATTAGGTTTCAGCAAGCCAAAGGACTAACTGCTGATGGAGTTGTAGGTAGCAGTACTCAACAAGCACTGCAACAAGCCTGCTACCCTAGAACTGCTAGTGGAAATACAAATAGCACATTGCGGCTAGGTAGCACAGGTGCAGCAGTCTCCAGGCTACAAAGAAATTTACAGCAGTTACGATACTTTAACGGCCCAAACACAGGCTATTTTGGCCCAGAAACTCAACAAGCAGTAATTCGATTCCAACAAGCTGTCGGCATTCGTGCTGATGGTATTGTTAGTACCAGAACACAGCAAGCAATATCAAGTTCTCTTGGTGTAGGTGGTGAATATCCAGTCCTCTCGGAAGGTAGCAGTGGCCCAGCAGTAACAAGGCTGCAACAGCGTTTGCGCCAGTTAGGCTACTTTTATCCCAATCCCACAGGTAATTTTAAACGCATCACCAGAGATGCTGTGATTGCGTTCCAGCGAAATTCTGGCATACCTACCACTGGGGTGGTAAATCAACAAACTTGGGATGCATTATTGGGTTACTCTCAAGTTCCAGACAGAGGTAATATTTCGACTCAGCAAGTGAGAGACTTGCAACAATATCTGCGTGATTTGGGCTACTTTAACACCGATCCTACTGGTACTGTTGGCCCTTTGACAAGGGATGCGATCGCTCGATTCCAACGAGACAATAACCTCTATGCCGATGGCAATGCCGATATACAACTCTTAGAAACAGTACGTAGAGTATGGGAAAATAGATATGCTAATCAACCAAGCAGAAATGTTCTCACCGTAGGCGACCAAGGAGAAAACGTCAGATTAGTTCAAGAGCGATTAATACAATTTGGCTTCTTTAATGGCAATCCTGATGGCTATTTCGATCAATACACCAGCCAATCTGTAACAGCATTTCAGCAATCTTATGGACTGAATGTCACTGGAACAGTAAATGAGCAAACCTCGCAAGCATTAGGTATTAATAATAGTACTCCAGTCAGTAATCAATCTGATAACAATCGCTATGTAGTAGTAGTGCCGATTAATAATAACGACACACTCTATGAAGTACGTCGATATGTACCTAATGCTTACCCAGCACAATCCAGATTAGGAAATTATGTGAATGCTGGAACATTTAGCGATCGCGCCGGAGCAGAAAGAGTTACTCAAATGTTACGCTCAAACGGTTTAGATGCGCGGGTGCAATACTTTTGA
- a CDS encoding SH3 domain-containing protein, giving the protein MLSGLLKFILGFFLAIAVLLGSSVAIALYFMNRTAIPPAKPIFANDSPSLQTKSPKAAEKETKRSSSEAESTASKSATPSSSPTESASLPPGAYRGRVTWSQGLSLRAEPGQDAERIGGVGFNEKVTILEESQDKGWQKIRLENSQQEGWVKVGNTERVEQ; this is encoded by the coding sequence ATGCTTTCTGGTTTACTAAAATTTATACTAGGTTTTTTCTTAGCGATCGCTGTTTTGTTAGGTAGCAGTGTTGCGATCGCACTCTATTTCATGAATAGAACTGCCATCCCTCCTGCAAAACCAATTTTTGCTAACGATAGCCCCTCTTTGCAAACTAAATCACCGAAAGCGGCTGAGAAAGAAACCAAACGCTCCTCATCTGAAGCTGAGTCTACAGCTTCTAAGAGCGCAACTCCCTCTTCTTCTCCCACAGAATCAGCATCATTGCCACCAGGAGCTTACCGAGGTCGTGTTACTTGGTCTCAAGGCTTGAGTTTGCGAGCAGAACCAGGCCAAGATGCTGAACGCATCGGTGGGGTTGGTTTTAATGAAAAAGTTACCATTTTGGAAGAAAGTCAGGATAAAGGCTGGCAAAAGATTCGTTTAGAGAATAGCCAACAAGAAGGTTGGGTAAAAGTAGGTAATACTGAACGGGTGGAGCAATAA
- the ntcA gene encoding global nitrogen regulator NtcA: MIVTQDKALANVFRQMATGAFPPVVETFERNKTIFFPGDPAERVYFLLKGAVKLSRVYEAGEEITVALLRENSVFGVLSLLTGNKSDRFYHAVAFTPVELLSAPIEQVEQALKENPELSMLMLRGLSSRILQTEMMIETLAHRDMGSRLVSFLLILCRDFGVPCADGITIDLKLSHQAIAEAIGSTRVTVTRLLGDLREKKMISIHKKKITVHKPVTLSRQFT; the protein is encoded by the coding sequence ATGATCGTGACACAAGATAAAGCCCTAGCAAATGTATTTCGTCAGATGGCGACCGGAGCGTTTCCGCCGGTTGTGGAAACGTTTGAACGCAACAAAACGATCTTTTTTCCTGGAGATCCTGCCGAACGTGTTTATTTCCTTTTAAAGGGTGCTGTGAAGCTTTCCAGGGTATACGAGGCAGGAGAAGAAATAACGGTAGCACTACTGCGGGAAAATAGTGTTTTTGGTGTGTTGTCATTGCTGACAGGAAACAAGTCAGATAGGTTTTACCATGCGGTTGCATTTACGCCTGTGGAATTACTGTCAGCGCCAATTGAACAAGTGGAGCAAGCACTCAAGGAAAATCCAGAATTATCAATGTTAATGCTGCGGGGTCTGTCTTCGCGGATATTACAAACAGAGATGATGATTGAAACATTAGCTCACCGAGATATGGGTTCTAGGTTAGTGAGTTTTCTATTAATTCTCTGTCGTGATTTTGGTGTTCCTTGTGCAGATGGGATCACAATTGATTTAAAGTTATCTCATCAGGCGATCGCTGAGGCAATTGGTTCTACTCGCGTTACCGTCACCAGGTTACTCGGTGACTTGCGTGAAAAAAAGATGATTTCCATCCACAAAAAGAAGATCACTGTACATAAACCTGTCACCTTAAGTAGGCAGTTCACTTAA
- a CDS encoding GAF domain-containing protein, with translation MTKFNNFPRRSHSLAFWQQWSLKSKATVWAIALTILPVLIISILNYFYNKDITVEITKARQADPANFIEAEVALKNRQLFLLLETGVIAVVTGALAASVASRAVRPVVSAAKISSALVNRIRREEIGTRIRVEGNDELVALRANMNLIQNQLHEVFSRQETEAERSQLLMYITRRIHQSISTEDVLRTTVEEVRTAFRIDRVVIFRFDERGDGTFVEEATAPNLPKILWATVVDPCFREEYIEQYRQGRVRAINNIYEANISNCHIGLLERFAVKANLIAPIIKDDELFGLLIGHQCSAPRLWQQFEIDLFAQIATQVGFALDYAKFVEEIDTRANQAQLTINITRQIRESLNEEDVLKTTVEEIRKAIATDRVIVYGFDADWYGTVIAEAVLPGFPKALRANIKDPCFAEGYVEQYQAGRVQATNNIYEAGLTDCHIKQLEPFAVKANLVAPILKDDQLFGLLIAHQCSAPRQWQQFEIDLFSQLAMQVGFALDHARLLQRIDAEGMQTQLLVDITRQIRESLNEEDVLKTTVEEIRKAIATDRVIVYGFDADWYGTVIAEAVLPGFPKALRANIKDPCFAEGYVQQYQAGRVQATNNIYEAGLTDCHIKQLEPFAVKANLVAPILKDDQLFGLLIAHQCSAPRQWQQFEIDLFSQLAMQVGFALDHARLLNQVEQAYASVESALQQQQQEKQALQLRVSELLRDSETVVRTLCAETLTQINSVTSTQNQIEILANSAQKLLLTVEQAERQKQQFNNTVQDGQQSINQITESISTTQLTVTEAATKVKRLEQPSQKLLQTANQINEVASQIKFHAMKLAFEATRAGEAGREFAGIAEKVLTLGQQLDADNTEIKSLVSEIYTLNNDIIALMEAGKQGAIAGTQGVEEQEQKLNQINAIAVQFNTLIEELTQAVANQVETSTAATQSILEVANIANQTKEQAATVAKFLAKLG, from the coding sequence ATGACTAAGTTCAATAATTTCCCAAGGCGTTCACATTCTCTTGCATTTTGGCAGCAATGGAGTTTGAAATCGAAAGCAACTGTTTGGGCGATCGCTTTAACAATACTACCAGTGCTAATTATTAGTATATTAAATTACTTTTACAACAAAGATATTACGGTAGAAATCACCAAAGCTAGACAAGCAGATCCCGCAAATTTTATCGAAGCTGAAGTTGCACTCAAGAACCGTCAGTTATTTTTATTGCTTGAAACTGGGGTAATAGCCGTGGTGACAGGAGCGCTAGCAGCTAGTGTTGCCAGTCGTGCCGTTCGTCCAGTTGTTTCTGCTGCCAAGATTTCCAGCGCTTTAGTGAATAGAATACGTCGAGAGGAAATAGGGACGCGAATTCGCGTTGAAGGCAATGATGAACTAGTGGCACTACGGGCAAATATGAACCTGATTCAAAATCAGTTGCACGAGGTGTTCTCCAGACAAGAAACAGAAGCCGAGCGATCGCAGTTATTAATGTATATCACTCGTCGCATCCACCAGTCAATCTCCACTGAAGATGTCCTCAGAACCACTGTTGAAGAAGTTCGCACAGCTTTTAGAATAGACCGTGTGGTGATCTTTCGCTTTGACGAAAGGGGGGATGGAACCTTTGTAGAAGAAGCCACAGCACCCAATTTACCTAAAATATTGTGGGCGACTGTTGTTGATCCTTGTTTTCGAGAAGAGTATATTGAACAATACCGCCAAGGTCGCGTGCGAGCGATCAATAATATTTATGAAGCTAATATCAGCAATTGTCACATCGGCTTATTAGAGCGATTTGCAGTCAAAGCAAATTTAATTGCACCGATCATCAAAGATGACGAGTTATTCGGCTTGTTAATTGGACATCAGTGTTCTGCGCCTCGGTTGTGGCAACAGTTTGAGATAGATTTATTTGCCCAAATTGCCACGCAAGTGGGGTTTGCCCTGGATTATGCTAAGTTTGTAGAAGAGATAGACACCAGAGCCAATCAAGCCCAATTAACGATTAATATTACCCGCCAAATACGGGAATCACTCAACGAAGAAGATGTTCTCAAAACCACCGTTGAAGAAATTCGCAAAGCGATCGCTACTGACCGGGTGATAGTTTATGGCTTTGACGCTGATTGGTATGGTACTGTGATCGCAGAAGCAGTGCTGCCTGGTTTTCCCAAAGCATTACGAGCCAACATTAAAGACCCTTGTTTTGCTGAAGGTTATGTTGAGCAATACCAAGCAGGACGAGTGCAAGCAACCAATAATATTTATGAAGCCGGATTAACTGATTGTCACATCAAGCAACTCGAACCGTTTGCAGTCAAGGCGAATTTAGTTGCACCCATTCTCAAAGATGATCAATTATTTGGCTTGCTGATTGCTCATCAATGTTCTGCACCCCGCCAATGGCAACAATTTGAAATTGACTTATTTTCTCAGTTAGCCATGCAAGTCGGATTTGCTCTCGACCATGCGAGATTGCTTCAGCGCATTGATGCTGAAGGAATGCAAACTCAGTTACTTGTGGACATTACCCGCCAAATACGGGAATCACTCAACGAAGAAGATGTCCTCAAAACCACCGTTGAAGAAATTCGCAAAGCGATCGCTACTGACCGGGTGATAGTTTATGGCTTTGACGCCGATTGGTATGGTACTGTGATTGCAGAAGCAGTGCTGCCTGGTTTTCCCAAAGCATTACGAGCCAACATCAAAGACCCTTGTTTTGCTGAAGGTTATGTCCAGCAGTACCAAGCAGGACGAGTGCAAGCAACCAATAATATTTATGAAGCCGGATTAACTGATTGTCACATCAAGCAACTCGAACCGTTTGCAGTCAAGGCGAATTTAGTTGCACCCATTCTCAAAGATGATCAATTATTTGGCTTGCTGATTGCTCATCAATGTTCTGCACCCCGCCAATGGCAGCAATTTGAGATTGACTTATTTTCTCAGTTAGCCATGCAAGTCGGATTTGCTCTCGACCATGCCAGACTATTAAACCAGGTAGAGCAAGCCTATGCCTCTGTTGAATCTGCTTTGCAACAGCAGCAGCAAGAAAAACAAGCACTGCAACTTCGAGTCTCAGAACTTTTGAGAGATAGTGAAACAGTTGTGAGAACTCTCTGTGCTGAGACACTCACTCAAATCAACTCTGTAACTTCTACCCAAAATCAAATTGAAATATTAGCTAATTCGGCTCAAAAACTGCTTCTCACCGTCGAACAAGCAGAACGCCAAAAGCAGCAATTCAACAACACAGTACAAGACGGACAACAAAGCATCAACCAAATTACAGAAAGTATTTCTACAACCCAACTCACAGTTACAGAAGCAGCCACCAAGGTGAAACGCTTAGAACAGCCATCGCAAAAACTTTTGCAAACAGCGAACCAGATTAATGAAGTAGCATCACAGATAAAATTCCATGCCATGAAACTTGCTTTTGAAGCAACCCGTGCTGGTGAAGCAGGTAGAGAGTTTGCTGGGATAGCCGAGAAAGTGCTTACCTTGGGACAGCAATTAGATGCAGATAATACAGAAATAAAATCTTTAGTGTCAGAAATTTATACATTAAATAACGACATCATAGCGTTAATGGAGGCTGGCAAACAAGGAGCGATCGCTGGAACTCAAGGAGTAGAAGAACAAGAGCAAAAACTCAATCAAATTAATGCGATCGCTGTTCAATTTAACACACTAATTGAGGAACTCACCCAAGCGGTTGCAAACCAAGTGGAAACTTCAACAGCCGCCACACAGTCTATTTTAGAAGTTGCAAATATCGCTAATCAGACCAAAGAACAAGCTGCCACAGTTGCTAAATTCCTAGCTAAATTGGGGTAG
- the fabI gene encoding enoyl-ACP reductase FabI, with protein sequence MLNLTGKNALVTGIANNRSIAWGIAQQLHKAGANLGITYLPDDRGKMEKKVAELVEPLNPSLFVPCNVQNDEQIQSTFESIRDKWGKLDILIHCLAFANKDDLSGDFSQTSRSGFSTALEISTYSLVQLSGAAKPLMTEGGSIITLTYLGGVRAIPNYNVMGVAKAGLEASVRYLAAELGPQNIRVNAISAGPIRTLASSAVGGILDMIHHVEQVAPLRRTVTQQEVGNTAAFLSSDLASGITGQVLYVDAGYEIMGM encoded by the coding sequence ATGCTTAATCTGACTGGAAAAAACGCCTTGGTTACAGGTATTGCCAATAACCGCTCCATTGCCTGGGGTATCGCTCAACAACTGCACAAAGCAGGGGCTAACCTGGGCATTACCTACTTGCCAGATGACCGAGGCAAAATGGAGAAAAAGGTTGCAGAATTGGTGGAACCTCTTAACCCCAGCTTGTTTGTTCCCTGTAATGTTCAAAACGATGAACAAATTCAGTCTACCTTTGAAAGTATCCGCGATAAGTGGGGAAAGCTAGACATTCTCATCCACTGTCTGGCGTTTGCCAACAAAGACGATTTGAGCGGTGATTTTAGCCAAACTTCTCGTTCTGGCTTCAGTACTGCTTTAGAAATCAGTACTTACTCACTAGTACAGTTAAGTGGTGCGGCTAAACCTTTGATGACAGAGGGAGGTAGTATCATCACTCTGACATATTTAGGCGGTGTGCGGGCGATTCCCAACTATAATGTTATGGGAGTTGCCAAGGCGGGATTAGAAGCGAGCGTGCGTTATTTAGCAGCTGAACTAGGGCCGCAAAATATTCGGGTAAATGCCATCTCAGCCGGCCCGATTCGGACTTTGGCATCTTCAGCCGTGGGAGGCATTTTAGACATGATTCATCATGTGGAGCAAGTAGCACCCCTGCGCCGCACCGTGACTCAGCAAGAAGTAGGCAACACCGCTGCTTTCTTATCCAGTGATTTAGCCAGCGGAATTACCGGGCAAGTCCTGTATGTAGATGCAGGATATGAAATCATGGGAATGTAA
- a CDS encoding AAA family ATPase — MTFRDEFKLLVRARYPLIYIPTYEEERVETAIREEAANQGNRPVYTWDFVDGYQGNPNDAGFGRRNPLQALEFLEKIPASAPAVLILRDYHRFLEDVAIARKLRNLARLLKSQPKNIVLLSPRIAIPDDLTEVLTVVEFPLPAAPEIKIEVERLLQSTGNSLSGKVLDDLVRSCQGLSMERIRRVLARAIASHGELQPEDVDLVLEEKRQTIRQTQILDFYPATEQISDIGGLDNLKDWLIRRGGSFTERARQYGLPHPRGLMLVGIQGTGKSLTAKAIAHHWHLPLLRLDVGRLFGGLVGESESRTRQMIQVAEALAPCVLWIDEIDKAFSGLGSKGDAGTTSRVFGTFITWLAEKTSPVFVVATANDIQALPPEMLRKGRFDEIFFVGLPTQEERKAIFNVHLSRLRPHNLKSYDIDRLAYETPDFSGAEIEQTLIEAMHIGFSQNRDFATDDILEAASQIIPLARTAVEQIQQLQEWAAAGRARLASKHSPLSDRIQRQLQ; from the coding sequence ATGACCTTCCGCGATGAGTTTAAACTGCTAGTACGCGCCCGCTACCCTTTAATTTACATCCCTACCTATGAAGAGGAGCGGGTAGAAACGGCTATCCGGGAAGAAGCAGCCAACCAAGGTAATCGCCCAGTCTATACTTGGGATTTTGTGGATGGTTATCAAGGTAATCCCAATGATGCAGGTTTTGGGCGGCGTAACCCGCTGCAAGCTTTGGAATTTCTAGAAAAAATCCCGGCTTCTGCGCCTGCTGTGTTGATTTTGCGAGATTATCATCGGTTTTTAGAAGATGTAGCGATCGCTCGCAAACTCCGCAACCTCGCCCGACTCCTCAAGTCTCAACCGAAAAATATCGTGTTGCTGTCGCCACGCATTGCTATTCCTGACGATTTAACGGAAGTTTTAACGGTGGTGGAGTTTCCCTTACCAGCCGCGCCAGAAATTAAAATTGAGGTGGAACGTTTATTGCAAAGTACGGGCAATTCTCTTTCTGGTAAAGTTTTAGATGATTTGGTGCGCTCTTGTCAAGGGCTTTCTATGGAAAGGATTCGCCGGGTTTTGGCTAGGGCGATCGCTTCTCACGGCGAATTACAACCGGAAGATGTCGATTTAGTCTTAGAAGAAAAGCGCCAAACTATCCGCCAAACCCAAATCCTCGACTTTTACCCCGCCACTGAGCAAATTTCCGATATTGGCGGACTGGATAATCTGAAAGATTGGTTGATTCGTCGCGGTGGTTCATTTACTGAGCGAGCGCGTCAGTACGGATTACCGCACCCCCGTGGTTTAATGTTAGTGGGGATTCAAGGCACTGGTAAATCATTGACAGCCAAAGCGATCGCTCATCACTGGCATCTACCCTTGCTACGCTTGGATGTAGGACGATTATTTGGTGGGTTGGTGGGTGAATCAGAATCGCGCACTCGCCAAATGATTCAAGTAGCAGAAGCCCTCGCCCCTTGTGTTTTATGGATTGATGAAATCGATAAAGCTTTTTCTGGACTTGGTAGCAAAGGTGATGCGGGAACAACTAGCCGCGTGTTTGGCACTTTTATTACCTGGTTAGCTGAAAAAACATCTCCTGTATTTGTCGTCGCCACCGCCAACGACATCCAAGCCCTACCGCCGGAAATGTTGAGAAAAGGGCGGTTTGATGAAATTTTCTTTGTGGGTTTGCCTACCCAAGAAGAAAGAAAAGCAATTTTTAACGTTCATTTATCCCGACTACGCCCCCATAACTTAAAAAGTTATGACATTGACAGGCTAGCATACGAAACACCTGATTTCTCCGGGGCAGAAATTGAACAAACTTTAATTGAAGCGATGCATATTGGGTTTAGCCAAAACCGAGATTTTGCTACAGACGATATATTAGAAGCTGCCAGTCAAATTATACCTTTAGCCAGAACCGCTGTAGAGCAGATTCAACAACTGCAAGAATGGGCTGCGGCTGGAAGGGCGCGTCTGGCGTCCAAACACAGTCCTTTAAGCGATCGCATTCAGCGACAACTGCAATAA
- a CDS encoding WG repeat-containing protein, with product MVINKNVKLVITLKFNSVEDLYEGLASVCIGKN from the coding sequence TTGGTTATTAATAAAAATGTCAAGCTCGTAATTACACTAAAATTTAATAGTGTTGAAGATTTATATGAAGGATTGGCATCTGTATGTATTGGCAAAAATTAA
- a CDS encoding ABC transporter ATP-binding protein → MKSVTGPPPAVLTSELQKVYRTGFWLNQKIVSLKSCSIKVHKGETFGLLGPNGAGKTTLLKLLLGIVRPTAGRGLLFGRPLGDRDIKQRIGYLPENPYLYDYLTGWEFLQLAAGLFGISGNVQRQRIPQLLELVGLPLADARKKPMRRYSKGMLQRVGMAQALINDPELIFLDEPMSGLDPVGRYQMRSIILSLKAAGKTIFFNSHILSEVEQICDRVAILSQGELICSGSLNELLGTQSTYHVRGQGGDWEVLKKWMPGLMFDPDGSWQGTLQEDYYDFLGSLRLMGGKIMSMNLSRNSLEEFFIQQIQQQNKSVS, encoded by the coding sequence ATGAAGTCTGTTACAGGCCCCCCGCCAGCAGTTCTCACTTCTGAGTTGCAAAAAGTCTATCGCACAGGCTTTTGGCTAAATCAAAAAATCGTATCTCTCAAAAGTTGCTCAATAAAAGTTCATAAAGGCGAAACTTTTGGGTTACTAGGGCCAAATGGTGCTGGTAAAACGACGCTTTTAAAACTGTTGTTGGGGATTGTCCGTCCTACTGCTGGACGGGGACTTTTGTTTGGTAGACCACTGGGCGATCGCGACATCAAACAACGCATCGGCTACCTACCAGAAAATCCCTACTTATATGACTATCTCACTGGTTGGGAATTTTTGCAGCTAGCCGCTGGGTTATTTGGAATTTCTGGAAATGTACAACGTCAACGGATTCCGCAATTGCTGGAATTAGTTGGTTTACCTTTAGCTGATGCACGCAAAAAGCCCATGCGTCGCTACTCGAAAGGTATGCTACAGCGTGTAGGTATGGCACAGGCGTTAATTAATGATCCGGAATTAATATTTCTGGATGAACCCATGTCTGGTTTAGATCCGGTGGGACGTTACCAAATGCGCTCAATTATTCTGTCGCTGAAAGCTGCTGGTAAAACGATTTTTTTTAACAGCCATATTCTCAGTGAAGTTGAGCAAATTTGCGATCGCGTTGCTATTCTCTCTCAAGGTGAATTGATTTGCTCTGGTTCCCTGAATGAATTATTAGGTACTCAAAGCACATATCACGTCAGAGGTCAAGGTGGAGATTGGGAAGTTCTCAAAAAATGGATGCCTGGTCTAATGTTTGATCCAGATGGTTCTTGGCAAGGTACACTACAAGAAGATTACTATGATTTTCTTGGCAGTCTCCGCCTGATGGGTGGCAAAATCATGTCTATGAACTTGTCACGTAATTCCTTGGAAGAGTTTTTTATCCAACAGATACAACAGCAAAACAAATCAGTTAGTTAA